AATTGCTGTTGGTAGATTTTCGTTGCGGTTGAGCTTGAAAGGCTCTTCACGTCGGCAGCCGAAACTGTATGGCCTTCCCATGCGGAGAGTGTAGATAGAGTAATTCCCATATTCGTGGCGCCGCCGGGATCGCGAGGATTGTCAACATAGCCACCTTCTTCACTAAAAATGTAGGGTATAACTTTCTGGAAATTTTCCTTCATTGCTAGAATTCCTAATTTATATAATGAAGATAAAGTAAGTATTTTTAGTATGGTTATTTTAAACTATCATGTGACGGAATAATATTTATTTGTTTCTGTATTCCTCGAATAAAATTGGGTCGTAATTTGATCGGGGTAAAGCGGGTCTCGATAAGATTATTCTTCAATTAGAGATGTTTAAGCCGGAGTGGCGATTGAATTTTTTCAAGGCGTGGATAGCGCCAGCATCTTGAGACCCCCTTGGTATAGCGCGCCGATTTGATGCATTCAGATCAAAATGCAATGCAAGGGTTAGTGTTGCTGCGAAAGCCTCTTGCGCAGGCTCGAATGATACGGCTTGATGCGGCTCTCATAAATGCATCAAAACGGGCGAACAAAGTGACATCGGAAATTTTCGGATATGCACCGGACGGGCAGGCGGTTCATCGGCTTACGATCGCAAACGGTCCACTTGAAGCAAAAATCATTACATGGGGCGCATCCATACAGGATCTCCGCATGCAAGGGCATGATGCTCCTTTGGTCATAGGTTATCGTGACTTTGCGGATTACCCGGCGCATTCGCCCCATTTAGGCTCGATTGCCGGCCGTTTTTCCAACCGCATCCGCAATGCGCGCTTTGTGCTCGACGGAAAGGTCTATGAGGTAGAGCCGAATTTTCAGGGAATCCACAATCTGCATGGCGGCAGCAAAGGTCTCGGAAATCGTGTCTGGAAAATCACCGGCTCAGGTGCTGATTTCGTGACACTTGCGACGCTTGCGGCTGATGGCGAAATGGGTTTTCCGGGTAATCTCAACGTGAGCTGCACTTATATGCTCAACGCAAAAGGCACGTTGATTGTGCGTTTGGAAGCAGTGACCGATAAGCCAACAGTCTGCAATCTCTTGCATCATAGCTATTTCAACCTCGACGACGGCGGCGAAGGCGATATTCTCGATCACCAGCTCAAGATTGAGGCTGATGCCTATATGCCGGTCGATGAGGCACTGATTCCTGATGGGCGTGTTTTGCCAGTCAAAGGAACGGCTTATGATTTCCGGGATTTCCGCCCTATCCGTTTCGAAGAGGACGGCAAACAGGTCGAGTATGACAGCAATTTCTGCATGACGGCTGCGCGCGGCCCGTTACGGCCATGCGCTTCCGTTAAAGGAGCTCGCTCAGGGATTAGGCTTGATATCGAGACGACAGAACCTGGCGTTCAGTTCTACGCGGGCAATACGATGGCGAATGATTGCATTGGCCTGACCGGAAAGCCTTACGGCAAACATGCAGGTTTTTGCCTTGAGCCGCAGGTCTGGCCCGGTTCTCTCGAATATCCATACGTGCCGCAGGCAATTCTCCGTCCGGGCGAAGTTTACGCCCAGACAAGCCATTTCACTTTTTCGCGGGATTAAATCACGCTGAATAAGCGGCGCGCGCTGTTTCCATGGGAGCAAGCGCGCCGCGGATTTCAACGACCCGAGCCGCAACTGCGTGGGCTTTGTGGGCAGCATCGACAGGTGACAGGCCTTCGAGGCGTGCAGCAAGATAACCGCCGTTAAAGCTGTCGCCAGCGCCTGTCGTATCAACGGCATTGGCTTTCACCGACGGAACAAGCGTTTGTCTGCCATCGGCAATGATGAGCGCAGGTTCGGTGCCGTCTTTGACCACGATTTCCTTCACACCCAATCCGATCAACCGATCAGCGCAGGCTTGAGCGGTTTCATCGCCAAATAGTGCCTGTTCGTCGGGGAAGGTCGGCAGGGCAATATCCGCGATCGTCATTGCTTCGCTGATGATCTTTTTCGCTTCTTCCCGATCTGGCCAAAGCTGGTGACGGAAATTGGGGTCAAAAGCAATAAGCGCGCCTTCCGCGCGGCATTCGCGCAGGGTTTCAAAAAGCGTTTCCCGGTGTTCTGCAAACACAATTGCTACCGAAATGCCGGAGAAATAAATCATGTCGCGCCCGGCAAGGCTGGCCTTCAGCGCCTGACGGTCGCTTGCAAGGCGCTTTGCAGCGGCATCGCTACGCCAATAGGTAAATGAGCGCTCCGCACCATTGAGTGTGATCGCATAAAGCCCGGGGTGTACGCCCTGAATGACCGGGCTTTGCGCAATGCCAATGCCATTGGAAGCAAGGAATGCCCGTTGCTTCTGCGAGAAATCGTCCTCACCGAAGGCACTGACGTAGTCCACGGGGTATGATTGCTCGGTCAGAGCGCGCATGTACCAGGCCGTATTCAGCGTGTCGCCGGCATATCCCATGCGCCATTGATCGCCATCATTGCCTGAAAGCTCGATCATGCACTCACCGATCGACGCAAAACCACCCATAGTCATCTCCTCATTTCTAACCGGACGTAGGCCTATACCAATTTGCCGTGATGTAAAATCCCGATGTCATCTACCCTTTATCGACTTGCCACATTCCGCGTGTAAGCATCGCGCCAAAAGAGGAATCACTATGCGTTACGCGATTTATTTCACGCCGCCGTCGGGCGATGCGCTTCTTAAAGTGGCCGCAAACTGGCTTGGGCGCAGCGCGTTTAGCGGTGAGGCGGTAAAGGTTCCGGCGATTCGCACTCTCGCCGCAGAAGATGTCGCAGCATTGACCGAAGAGCCGCGTCGTTATGGTTTTCATGGGACGCTGAAAGCGCCTTTCCGGCTGGATGAGGCATATCAGGAGAGCGATCTGCTTTCGGCGCTGATGTATTTTGCGTCATCAAGCGCACCGTTTGTTATCCCGCGCTTGAAACTGCAGGGCATTGGCCCGTTCTTCGCACTTGTGCCTGAAGAACCGGTTGCAGAGCTCAATCAGCTCGCCAATGACATTGTAGTGTCATTTGATCGTTTTCGTGCGCCTTTGCGTGACGCGGAAATCGCCAAACGCCGTCCAGAGCGTCTCAGCGAAGCGCAGCGGCAGAATCTTGACCGTTGGGGCTACCCTTATGTGTTCGACGAGTTCCGCTTTCATATGACGCTCACCGGTCCGGTGGATGAGAAGCAGCGCTCACAGGTGGAGCGCACGCTCGACGATTTTTTTGCACCCGTGCTGGAGGATCAGGTCGAGGTAGCCAATCTGGCTTTGTTCGTTGAACCAGAAAAAGGTGCACCGTTCGAGATTCATTCGCTGCATCCGCTGACGGGTGGTAATAAGGTGTCGAAACGGTCTTCGCGGGCCGTGGGGAGGCCTTGAGGAATGACGACGGAAACAGTTCTTAAAAATGCGAATATCGTGTTGCCTGATGAAGTTATCATCGGCACCGTTAAAATCGTTGATGGCATTATTGTCGATATCACGTCTGGTTCGTCCGTATCTGGCGAAGATATGGAAGGCGATTATCTGACACCCGGTCTGGTGGAATTGCACACCGACCATTTGGAAGGCCATTATGCACCGCGCCCGAAGGTGCGTTGGAACCCGATTGCAGCAGTTCAGGCCCACGATGCGCAGATTGCAGCTTCCGGTATTACGACCGTGTTCGACGCATTACGGATCGGCTTTGATCAGGAAGCGCAGACGGGTATCGATGATATGCGCAAGTTATCTTCGGCAATTGCTGAAGGTCGGGAAGCGGGGCGCTTGCGTGCGGATCATTTTCTGCATTTGCGCTGCGAGGTTTCAGCGCCTGATTGTTTGAGCGCATTCGAGCGCTTTGGCGTTCACCCACTGGTCAAGCTTGTGTCGCTGATGGATCATGCACCCGGACAACGCCAGTTCACGGATATCGAGACCTACAAATCTTATTACATGAGTAAGCTCAAGGTCTCGGAAGAAGAGTTCATTCGCTATTGCGAAAAGCGCATGGGGCAATCGCAGCAATATTCGGCATCGACGCGCAAAGCGATTGCCAATGCCTGCACGGAACGTGGCATTGTCCTTGCCAGCCATGACGATGCAACTGTGGATCATGTTGCAGAAGCAACGGAGCAGGGCATTCGCGTGGCTGAGTTTCCGACCACGCATCTGGCCGCAAAGGCATCGAAAGAATCCGGGATGTCTGTTCTGATGGGCGCGCCAAACGTGGTGCGTGGCGGTTCGCATTCCGGCAATGTTTCGGCGCGAGAACTGGCCGAAGCGGGTCATCTCGACATCATTTCTTCGGATTATATTCCGGCAAGCATGATGCAATCGGCGTTTTTCATGGCTGACGTGATGGATGCAATCACGCTCCCACAAGCAATCAAATTCGTTTCAAGCAATCCCGCGAAGGCTGTTGGTCTTCAGGACCGAGGCGAAATTGCTATTGGTAAGCGTGGCGATCTGGTGCGTGTGCAGATTGCCGAGCATGTGCCGATCATCCGTACTGTTTGGCGTGAAGGACGGCGCGTGATCTAGAGCGCATCCCGAAAAGTGCGAAGCGGCTTTCGGAACAAGATGCGCTTAAATACAAATGGGTAGAGCATTTCCAATAGCTCAATCGAAACAGGAAATGCTCTAGAGAGCCGTGCGCCCTGTTGGGCGCACAAAGGTCGCTCTTAAAGCGTCATTCTCATCATATCAAATAGTGGCGTCTGCCAGCGAAAGTATTCCTGTTTCAGCATCTACTGACAGCTTCAACTCTTTATAGCTGTTGATGCTCTTATGCGATGTTTCTGGTGAATGCGGATGTGTGGCAGTCACAACAACGACGCGTGCGCCAGCAGTTTCGCCGGCAACAATGCCCGCAGGCGCATCTTCAAACACAAGACAATTGTGCGGATCGAAGCCAAGCCGCTTTGCGCCCAGCTGGAAGCATTCAGGGCTTGGCTTTCCGCGCTGAACATCTTCCGCGGAGACGATTGTTTTTGGCATTGGAAGGCCAGCAGCCTGAAGGCGACGGCGAGCCAGCTCGATTGGCGCAGAGGTTACGATTGCCCAGCGGTCTTCGGGTAGCGAGTTCAGGAAGTCCAGCACGCCTTCAATCGCGACGATACCATCAAGATCTGCCATTTCCGCATCAAGCAGGATTTTAGCTTCCGTATCTGGATCAAGATGTGGCAAGCCGAGCCGACGGACAGTATCGACCGCACGCACGCCATGAATTGTTGGAACAAATGTTACCGGATCAATGCCATGACGGATGGCCCATTGGCCCCAGACGCGCTCGGTTGCAGCAATAGAGCTAAGCACAGTGCCGTCCATATCAAACAGAAAGGCGTCGAACGGCTTATCGAAGGGGGACAGATCGGTCAAAATAAGGTCCTCGGAATTTCATGCCAATTGTGGGCCAAGAATCGGGTGGGTTTGTTCGTCAGAGATCATAATGCGGAAATGCGAGCAAAGTCACAGTATTCGACGGATGAATCGCGTTTGTCATGGCGTGAGTATGAAAAATCGGATGCGCCACCTATATTGAGAGTGCTGGATCTGGCGACAAAACTTGATCATTTGCCATCTTTGTGGCTTTTTGCGCCACCTGACACCACCTCTAAAAGACGAGAACGAATAGCGGCGTGAATCGCTTTCTCAGGATTGTTGTTTAAATGACTGAAATAACAGATAAAAATCGCAACTATCCGGATTATCGGTTTTCGGTCGCGCCAATGCTCGACTGGTCTGACAGGCATTGTCGCTATTTTCATCGCCTGTTTTCCAAACATGCGCTGCTTTATACGGAAATGGTTGTGGCTGACGCGGCGATCCACGGCCCGCGCGACCGTCTCATGGGGTTTGACAATACCGAGCATCCTATTGCTTTGCAGCTCGGTGGCTCTGATCCCGTAAAATTGCAGGAAGCGGCACGCATCGGCGAAGGTTTCGGTTACGACGAAATCAATCTGAATGTCGGATGTCCGTCTGATCGCGTTCAATCGGGAACGTTCGGCGCCTGCCTGATGCAGACACCTGATATCGTTGCGCGTTGCGTTGCGGCCATGAAAGAGGTTGTTTCTGTGCCGGTCACGGTGAAGTGCCGGATTGGCGTTGATGACCAGGATCCAGAAGCTGCACTTGATGCCGTTGCAGATCAGGTGCTTCAAGCGGGCGCAGATGCGCTTTGGGTTCATGCCCGCAAAGCATGGCTGAAAGGCCTGTCACCGAAAGAAAACCGCGATATTCCGCCACTTGATTATGACCGTGTTTATCGCCTCAAACAGCGCCTCAACACGCCGTTTGTGGGCATCAATGGCGGTATAGGCACGCTGGAAGAGGCTGCTTTGCATCTCAACCATGTAGATGGCGTCATGTTGGGGCGTGCCGCTTATCATAATCCGGCGCTTCTGGCTGACGTTGACCAGCTCATCTATGGTAGCGCCGAAAAGCCGAAAGACATCGCCGATGTTATTGAAGCCATGTGCGAATATGTCGACCGGCATATTGCCGATGGAGGCAGACTTTCGCATATCGGTCGCCATATGGTTGGCCTGTTCATGGGGCAACCCGGTGCACGTCGTTGGCGCCAAATATTATCGACCGATGCGACCAAACCCGGTGCAAACAGCGATGTGTTGCGTCAGGCTTATGCGTCCGTCATCGAAGCGTGCAACGAAGCAGCCTGATTAGAGCGCTGATTTGATTCATTCAGATCGAAACGCGCTCTAATCCATCATGATCAGCTGGTCGCCGCGAACGCTGAAACCACCAAGGGTCTGCAGGAAGTTCATGCCGAGCAGG
The Ochrobactrum sp. BTU1 DNA segment above includes these coding regions:
- a CDS encoding alpha-D-ribose 1-methylphosphonate 5-triphosphate diphosphatase translates to MTTETVLKNANIVLPDEVIIGTVKIVDGIIVDITSGSSVSGEDMEGDYLTPGLVELHTDHLEGHYAPRPKVRWNPIAAVQAHDAQIAASGITTVFDALRIGFDQEAQTGIDDMRKLSSAIAEGREAGRLRADHFLHLRCEVSAPDCLSAFERFGVHPLVKLVSLMDHAPGQRQFTDIETYKSYYMSKLKVSEEEFIRYCEKRMGQSQQYSASTRKAIANACTERGIVLASHDDATVDHVAEATEQGIRVAEFPTTHLAAKASKESGMSVLMGAPNVVRGGSHSGNVSARELAEAGHLDIISSDYIPASMMQSAFFMADVMDAITLPQAIKFVSSNPAKAVGLQDRGEIAIGKRGDLVRVQIAEHVPIIRTVWREGRRVI
- a CDS encoding HAD family hydrolase, producing MTDLSPFDKPFDAFLFDMDGTVLSSIAATERVWGQWAIRHGIDPVTFVPTIHGVRAVDTVRRLGLPHLDPDTEAKILLDAEMADLDGIVAIEGVLDFLNSLPEDRWAIVTSAPIELARRRLQAAGLPMPKTIVSAEDVQRGKPSPECFQLGAKRLGFDPHNCLVFEDAPAGIVAGETAGARVVVVTATHPHSPETSHKSINSYKELKLSVDAETGILSLADATI
- the dusA gene encoding tRNA dihydrouridine(20/20a) synthase DusA, which produces MTEITDKNRNYPDYRFSVAPMLDWSDRHCRYFHRLFSKHALLYTEMVVADAAIHGPRDRLMGFDNTEHPIALQLGGSDPVKLQEAARIGEGFGYDEINLNVGCPSDRVQSGTFGACLMQTPDIVARCVAAMKEVVSVPVTVKCRIGVDDQDPEAALDAVADQVLQAGADALWVHARKAWLKGLSPKENRDIPPLDYDRVYRLKQRLNTPFVGINGGIGTLEEAALHLNHVDGVMLGRAAYHNPALLADVDQLIYGSAEKPKDIADVIEAMCEYVDRHIADGGRLSHIGRHMVGLFMGQPGARRWRQILSTDATKPGANSDVLRQAYASVIEACNEAA
- a CDS encoding galactose mutarotase; protein product: MTSEIFGYAPDGQAVHRLTIANGPLEAKIITWGASIQDLRMQGHDAPLVIGYRDFADYPAHSPHLGSIAGRFSNRIRNARFVLDGKVYEVEPNFQGIHNLHGGSKGLGNRVWKITGSGADFVTLATLAADGEMGFPGNLNVSCTYMLNAKGTLIVRLEAVTDKPTVCNLLHHSYFNLDDGGEGDILDHQLKIEADAYMPVDEALIPDGRVLPVKGTAYDFRDFRPIRFEEDGKQVEYDSNFCMTAARGPLRPCASVKGARSGIRLDIETTEPGVQFYAGNTMANDCIGLTGKPYGKHAGFCLEPQVWPGSLEYPYVPQAILRPGEVYAQTSHFTFSRD
- a CDS encoding DUF1045 domain-containing protein; the encoded protein is MRYAIYFTPPSGDALLKVAANWLGRSAFSGEAVKVPAIRTLAAEDVAALTEEPRRYGFHGTLKAPFRLDEAYQESDLLSALMYFASSSAPFVIPRLKLQGIGPFFALVPEEPVAELNQLANDIVVSFDRFRAPLRDAEIAKRRPERLSEAQRQNLDRWGYPYVFDEFRFHMTLTGPVDEKQRSQVERTLDDFFAPVLEDQVEVANLALFVEPEKGAPFEIHSLHPLTGGNKVSKRSSRAVGRP
- a CDS encoding sugar kinase encodes the protein MGGFASIGECMIELSGNDGDQWRMGYAGDTLNTAWYMRALTEQSYPVDYVSAFGEDDFSQKQRAFLASNGIGIAQSPVIQGVHPGLYAITLNGAERSFTYWRSDAAAKRLASDRQALKASLAGRDMIYFSGISVAIVFAEHRETLFETLRECRAEGALIAFDPNFRHQLWPDREEAKKIISEAMTIADIALPTFPDEQALFGDETAQACADRLIGLGVKEIVVKDGTEPALIIADGRQTLVPSVKANAVDTTGAGDSFNGGYLAARLEGLSPVDAAHKAHAVAARVVEIRGALAPMETARAAYSA